ACATGTCCACCAGCGAAGAGCACACCACGACATTACCCCGCAGACCAAACGCCTCGACGTGGGCATGAATTCTTTTACCCATCCTAAGGTCGGCAAGAACAGAGCAAGCCTTGGCCGCAGTCGTAAGAGTGAACTCATTAGGCAACACCTCGCTCCCCCTCATCCTCCCATATAACCAAAGAGCCATCGCGGGTCTGCCGGCTGCAATGTACCCGGCCATGAGCGAAGTCCACGACACCACGTTCGGTTCGGGCAATTCCTCGAACACCCGGCGGGCGTGCTCGATTTCCCGCAGCTCGACATAGCGGTTGATGAGCCGATTCGCGGCGGCGGTGTTGCCAGGGATGCCGGATTTGAGGGCGCGAGCGTGTGTCGAGAATGCAGCGCAAAGATCGTTGCTTTGCCGGAGTTTCCGGGCGTGGAGTGCTCTGCCGTGGAACTTCGACAGTTGAATTTGGCGCCAACGGCGAGAGTTCTTCAGGGCAGAGAGGAGATTCCCCGCGAACGACGTCGTCTTCATATGCAAAGACGCCTCCCAAAGTTCAACTCGCTTTGCATACTCTTCTTATAACGTCAGAAGGTCGACTGACACGACGCCGTTTTTAGACGTGTATTGTAATTTAAATCGAATTATTTTTGTATCGGCTACACgtatatttttttgctttttagaGGAACATAGATATAAAAAGTTGCTAATGTCAACTTACTAACAAAATTTCCTGCCACCTATCGATGAAACTTGACTTGTGATTTGGGCTGAGTGGACAACATCATAGAATTCTACCCGTTTTATCCATCGTGCTTTTGTATGGTTTTTCTCGAATTGCGAGATCACGACTTTAAAGTAGGAGGAAGCATAAAACATCGTTGACTTTCTTTTAACGAATTGGAATGTATCTTTTATTCAATCCGAAAGAACTTTTGAATACCATGATTGGTCGGTCGAATAATAAAATCCCAAAGAGCTTTTGGATGAAACGGTCGGTCGAATCATTAAAGCAGCAAAACCGTGTGGAATTCTCTCGCATTGAATTGTTGCGACGAGAATGGGTCTAGGAGGGAATGTTACgaattggaaaatatgaaaaggcaaaaagtaaaaatagaaaagaggcAAAAGATGGAGGACCACTAAGCTAGGTCAAAATTAGAGACCTAACTCAGGTTAAATCATGTACAAGCGCCAATAGCCTCCAGAGAGGTCATCATCAACCACCTCAAAAAAAGGAGTCGGAAAGGGCAGTCCATCCCTCAGGATCTGAAAGAGGCCAAAAGCAATAATTTTGTAGTTTACAAACTCACATGCACCCAaacccccaaaaagaaaagataagaaaaaccCCTCTTCAGAGATCATGTAAGCTATAATTGGTgcatgtttgagagagagagagagagagagagtgtgtccTTTAGCTGTGATGCTGTGATTTTTTCACTTCACTTATGCCTTCTAAATTGGGTCAGAGCAGACATGGATCTTGCTTTAACTTAGGACTAGGACTTGTAATTCAACTCTCTGTCGATCATGCAAGTTGGCCACGTTATGCACACTGCCCTTcaactagaggaggaagaagacaaaatgaagaggggggagggagagaaagggaaagaaagaaaagagagagtgaggccCACTAGTGCAGGGTCCAATGATATACGACTTCACTACAAGACAGCCTCTTTTGTTCCTCTGTACTGATCTGAAAAAGAGCCAGGACCATCTCCCGTGGTTTTCTCGAATGCAAAGAATTTCAGTAACGTCACTTGTACTCGTGCCCCTAGTCGTTTCTTCAGCCACTCTCTTTTTCCCCACATTCACCCGCCCACTGCATTTTAAATTAGGAGGAATCTACGACCATCATGCATACAGGAAAACTTTCGCATTCCATTATCATTGTGTTTTCAACTTGTCATTATTCTATACATTTAAATGCAAGCGTACTCGTCATCGTTGCTCAAGGTTCCGAGTTCGAATCGCTGCACTTATGAATCCTCTAGGGAACGTTTCTGGGTGCAAATTGTCCGATGTGTATCAGATGATGAGATGGTCACATCAAGTGAGAGACTAGTTGGTTGCCAATTGGTATCGGAAACCCCATGTAATGACATGAAAACAATGCAAAACTTCGCCAGGTGAAAGCATTCAGATCGAGTATCCGTTTGCTCAGCTTGCCCCCGTGAGAATTATGTATCAGTTTTAAAGAGCTTTTGGTTGTATACATCTGGTTAGCTCAATAATTGCCTTAGGAGTCCTGACGAGAAGTTCCCGAAGAAAGGGACAAAAAAGGAGGGACCCTGAATTGGGGGAGGTAGCACTAGTGGTACTAATGGTACACACGTTATAGAGCAAAAGAGAAGGGCATGATGACAGTAACACTAGATTTGGTCTTACAGAGATGGAGATACCTGTTAGTTACTCAAGAAGGGCCCTGCCTTCTATCACACCACTCATaagaggaaaagataaagagtcTGTCATCAGAGCCAAGTGAAAGCCACTCACTCACTTGTACCAGAAGATTCCATTTTCAAGAGGGCGTGGACTTCCTCAATTCTTGACCATGTTCATTTCACCCGTGGGGAAATATCAcaatacgagagagagagagagagagagagagagagagagagagagagagagagaaatgaatcaAGAATGCTGTAGGCTGGTACATATGACGAGATACCAAGAATGATTGATGATGCTGTGACGTATCTCACACATGGTGTTAGTCTTGTCCTAATGAACCAGACCTGCATTAGAACAACTCCTTGTTGGTCGATGAGCAGATTTCTACTTAGTCTGAGGATAGCAAGGGTCCAATGTCCGCTGGATCTACACATGGAAAGCAACAaatgaggagaagaaaagattgaTCCAGGAATATCTGAGATCAGCAGTATCCAAGCAACTGCATGAATTGAGGTTGAGCATACTGAATTAGTCTCTTTTGTCAATGTTTCCCAATCAACCAAAACGAAAACAATGTAGTGGTGTCACTTTTTCTCCACTCTCTAACAATTGATTGGTCATAGAAAAGGATCAAAGGTGAAGGAGAGTAATATCATGATGTGGGAAAGGAAGACAGTTGCAAACTGCAAAACTTCAATTATGAGTCATTTTTGCCGAAAGCTATTCTTCATCTTTCATAATTCCAAACCCTCGAGCAGTTATCATACCCATCTGAGTTGGGAAGAACCTGTCTTATAGTGAGACCGATTTCTTCTGTGGCATGTATACCTCTTTGGCCTAATCAAAGTTTGAAACAAAATGTTCGTGCCAAATGGCAGGTAACTGAAGCGGAGGTCTATAATGGTATTGAAAGTTAGAAAAGGTGATTAAATCTCCGACTACGTAAAACATGAGGTTTCTTTAATTCTGCTTGGGGCTGTGGTGGCTGCAGTCACGGTCTTGTGGTATAGTTGATGGTTGGAGCAGTGCCGCCGGCAGAGTGAGAGCAGTACAACTAGGCAGAGCCTCAGTCACTATTCATAATAGTTAAGATATTCTGGCCTACATCTTTTGGTTGATCCTGCAATCCTAATGGAATTAAGCTATATAGTTCCTTGGTTCAAGGACAACCAAGCATCGCGACTGACATCATCACAGCAAGACCAATGTAGCACACGTAAGTAGACTATGCTAAAGTGCTGCCGAATTGGTCCCGCACACCATGAATAAACAGAGCCCATAAAAGTGCAGGCATGTTGCATTTCCCTCCATCTATAAATTCAGACCCTTCATGGTTTAGACCTTCATACCCAGAGCTTTAAAAAAAGTTGAACAAAACTCATTGCCATCTCTGTAACCATTCGATGTCTCCTGTACCTATTACTCCAATCAAGGTCGGTCACGTAGACGATGTTCAAGAACTCAGAAGGTCTAAGCCTATGAAAATCCCCACGAGATTTGTCCGGGATATAGATGAGAGACCAACTCTAGAGACTGTCGCTCTGCCTCCACCTTGTGAAGTTCCAGTTGTTGATTTGTCTAAGCTTATGAGTGGAACAAAAGATGTGAGCAACGCTGAAATATCACTACTTGCAGCTGCCTGCCAGGAGTGGGGATTTTTTCAGGTACaaatggaaataattttttccactTCTTTAGCAGTTGCAAGACGTTTATACATATCCTCAACATTTTTGTTGCTCTGCTAGGTGGTTAATCACTGTATTGATTTGGGTGTGTTCGAGAGAATAGAGGAGGTGGCAAAGGATTTCTTCATGCTGCCTCTGGAGGAAAAGCAGAAATACCCAATGGCTCCAGGAACTGTTCAGGGGTATGGTCAGGCCTTTGTGTTCTCTGAAGACCAGAAGCTCGATTGGTGCAATATGTTTGCTCTTGGCATCGAACCAAAGTTCATTCGGGATCCAAAGTTATGGCCTAAGAGTCCACCTGAATTTAGGTAATGATGACAGTACTAATTTGTTAGTCAGTCCTTACTTCCACGCTTGCAAGTTTCCTGATGGTCAAAGCTTATTTTTCAGCGAACTTGTGGAGACTTATTCAATGGAAGTAAGGAAGCTGTGCCAGAGTCTGTTGAAATATATAGCCACAGGCCTTGGGTTGAGAGGTAACATGTTCGAGGAGATGTTCGGGGTAGCCGTGCAAGCCATCAGGATGAATTACTACCCTCCCTGTGCGAGGCCTGATCTTGTCCTCGGTTTGAGTCCTCATTCGGATGGAAGTGCTCTGACCGTACTGCAGCAAGATAAAGGTGGCTCGGTAGGGTTACAGATACTCAAGGACAATAAATGGGTGCCAGTTCAACCTATTCCGAATGCTTTTGTGATCAACATTGGTGACACGATTGAAGTAAGAAACCGGGCCCTCATTTTCATGTTAATCTTGATCTAGGCATTAAAATAGGCTTTTTGACCGAAAGAGTTTATGCAGGTCCTCACGAACGGAAAGTACAAGAGTGTGGAACATAGAGTCGTGACTCATAAGGAAAAGGACCGTCTATCAATCGTTACGTTCTATGCCCCCAGCTATGACGTAGAGCTCGGCCCAATGCCAGAATTTGTGGACAAGAGCAACCCATGCAAGTATAGGAGATACAATCATGGGGAGTACAGCAAGCATTATGTGACCAACAAGCTGCAAGGGAAAAAGACCCTCGAGTTCGCTAAGGTTCAAATCGAGAACTCAAGTTGAAAGCGGCCCCACTTAGTCCGCCACCGTAGGGTTTCCTATAATTGGAGGAGGCGTAGACTGGTACCTTGTAAATTACCGT
This region of Eucalyptus grandis isolate ANBG69807.140 chromosome 8, ASM1654582v1, whole genome shotgun sequence genomic DNA includes:
- the LOC104415118 gene encoding protein SRG1, with protein sequence MSPVPITPIKVGHVDDVQELRRSKPMKIPTRFVRDIDERPTLETVALPPPCEVPVVDLSKLMSGTKDVSNAEISLLAAACQEWGFFQVVNHCIDLGVFERIEEVAKDFFMLPLEEKQKYPMAPGTVQGYGQAFVFSEDQKLDWCNMFALGIEPKFIRDPKLWPKSPPEFSELVETYSMEVRKLCQSLLKYIATGLGLRGNMFEEMFGVAVQAIRMNYYPPCARPDLVLGLSPHSDGSALTVLQQDKGGSVGLQILKDNKWVPVQPIPNAFVINIGDTIEVLTNGKYKSVEHRVVTHKEKDRLSIVTFYAPSYDVELGPMPEFVDKSNPCKYRRYNHGEYSKHYVTNKLQGKKTLEFAKVQIENSS